One Candidatus Eisenbacteria bacterium genomic window carries:
- the larE gene encoding ATP-dependent sacrificial sulfur transferase LarE has product MNGPVLLSIRDPRLDPLAGLGWRERLDRLRRRIHSLGRVVVAYSGGVDSSVVLRVAHEQLGAGVLAVVGRSDSYALRELELALAQAAGFGAAVEVVTTGELSNPDFASNPADRCYHCKSELYRRLEQVAGRFGAAAVLDGTIADDASDHRPGRRAAEERRVLSPLAELGFRKADVRAVAEHFGLASHDKPASPCLASRIPYGTTITPEILARVERAEDVVRALGFAALRVRHHGDVARLELPLPELSRALDPDVRAELVAGLRAAGYRFVSLDLEGLRSGSLNRALEPRPPAK; this is encoded by the coding sequence CCGTCCTCCTCTCGATTCGCGATCCGCGCCTCGATCCGCTCGCCGGCCTCGGCTGGCGCGAGAGACTCGATCGTCTCCGCCGGCGCATTCATTCGCTCGGGCGGGTCGTGGTCGCCTACTCCGGCGGGGTGGACTCGAGCGTCGTGCTGCGCGTCGCGCACGAACAGCTCGGGGCCGGCGTTCTGGCGGTCGTCGGGCGCTCCGATTCCTACGCGCTGCGCGAGCTGGAGCTGGCGCTCGCTCAGGCGGCGGGATTCGGGGCCGCCGTCGAGGTCGTGACGACGGGCGAACTTTCGAACCCGGACTTCGCGAGCAACCCCGCGGACCGCTGCTATCACTGCAAGAGCGAGCTGTACCGCCGGCTCGAGCAGGTCGCGGGCCGCTTCGGCGCGGCCGCGGTGCTCGACGGGACCATCGCCGACGACGCGTCCGACCACCGGCCGGGTCGCCGCGCGGCGGAGGAACGACGGGTGCTCTCGCCGCTCGCCGAGCTCGGCTTTCGCAAGGCGGACGTGCGGGCGGTGGCGGAACATTTCGGCCTTGCGAGCCACGACAAGCCGGCTTCGCCCTGCCTCGCCTCGCGCATCCCGTACGGCACCACCATCACGCCCGAGATCCTGGCCCGCGTCGAGCGGGCTGAGGACGTCGTGCGGGCGCTGGGCTTCGCCGCGCTGCGCGTGCGCCATCACGGGGACGTCGCCCGGCTCGAGCTGCCACTCCCGGAACTCTCCCGTGCGCTCGATCCGGACGTGCGGGCGGAACTGGTGGCGGGCCTTCGGGCCGCCGGATATCGCTTTGTTTCGCTCGACCTTGAGGGACTGCGCTCGGGAAGCCTCAACCGTGCGCTCGAGCCTCGACCACCAGCCAAATAA